The following coding sequences are from one Arachis hypogaea cultivar Tifrunner chromosome 7, arahy.Tifrunner.gnm2.J5K5, whole genome shotgun sequence window:
- the LOC112702068 gene encoding cleavage stimulating factor 64: MSEKRIGGEGLSANLAGMSKNQLYDIMSQMKNLIEQNQQQARQILIQNPMLTKALFQAQIMLGMVQPPQAVPKVQPIVPQNTQPSPQPNVQPAPLLPGQGGSQDQAGVSQPQIPLRKHPNQPPPLVSSTAVPAMSHQSQPMAAHSSQMPQQPKGHLAPQVGSGPLPQSSQLPNVPTPSLHSSAQPLQTPGFSHMPLQPPLPPQHRPPSVPNYHSQYPPQMGASVGFQHAGAPHNLSQSMFLPGIKPPSSGGSTFPQGQTPLLPSQQSSQSHYQVGNMPLGPDFGSQAGSAMHVDRGSSWMPGPSENPAPLSVPPGPPSVVPGLMGAANQPLRPPALTPEMEKALLQQVMSLTPEQINLLPPEQRNQVLQLQQMLRQ, from the exons ATGTCGGAAAAACGGATCGGCGGCGAGGGTTTATCGGCCAACCTGGCCGGAATGTCGAAGAACCAACTGTACGATATAATGTCTCAGATGAAGAATCTGATTGAACAGAACCAGCAACAAGCCAGGCAGATCCTCATCCAGAACCCTATGTTAACCAAAGCTCTCTTCCAg GCACAAATTATGCTTGGAATGGTGCAACCACCTCAAGCG GTTCCAAAGGTTCAGCCAATTGTACCGCAAAACACTCAGCCGTCGCCGCAGCCGAACGTTCAGCCTGCCCCTTTATTGCCTGGGCAAGGTGGTTCTCAGGATCAAGCAGGTGTATCGCAACCCCAAATTCCTCTGCGAAAACACCCAAACCAACCTCCACCACTGGTCTCATCAACTGCTGTTCCTGCAATGAGTCATCAATCTCAGCCGATGGCCGCACACTCTTCCCAAATGCCACAGCAACCTAAAGGACATCTGGCTCCCCAAGTGGGTTCGGGGCCACTTCCGCAATCGTCACAACTTCCAAACGTACCGACTCCTTCGCTCCATTCATCTGCACAACCATTGCAGACACCTGGATTTTCACATATGCCTCTGCAACCACCATTGCCACCGCAGCACCGACCACCATCAGTACCTAATTACCATTCCCAGTACCCTCCACAAATGGGTGCCAGTGTGGGTTTTCAACATGCTGGTGCTCCTCACAATCTTTCGCAATCCATGTTTCTT CCAGGTATAAAACCACCTTCAAGTGGTGGATCCACATTTCCACAGGGGCAGACCCCCCTGCTTCCAAGTCAACAATCGTCGCAGTCGCATTATCAG GTTGGGAATATGCCTTTAGGGCCTGATTTTGGCAGTCAAGCTGGAAGTGCAATGCACGTTGATAGAGGGTCTTCTTGGATGCCTGGTCCTTCGGAAAACCCAGCACCGCTTTCTGTGCCTCCAGGACCACCATCTGTAGTGCCTGGTTTGATGGGAGCTGCTAATCAGCCACTTCGGCCTCCTGCG TTGACCCCGGAGATGGAGAAGGCACTACTTCAACAAGTCATGAGTCTCACACCAGagcagataaatctacttcctcCAGAACAAAGAAATCAAGTGCTGCAGCTTCAACAGATGTTGCGTCAATGA
- the LOC112702069 gene encoding transcription termination factor MTERF15, mitochondrial: protein MMPNFLISRLASSFKTLNLNNPKSQLNLLQQHKSHLIFFNSLATKDTKRPKDHNFTISYLIAECGFSPETAALLSQKVQFKTPEKPNAVLALLRQYGFSDTQIAKFIQKRPLFLLTDAEKIIKPKLMFFSSIGIPRVLLPKLVIENQNLLARSLEKCLIPRYEVLKSVVRSEQEIVCSLKRGAMAFVLCDVMKNLIPNTKVLRDLGVPQSSISLLVMFHPSEAFMNHERFAKCVKLAKEMGFDPNKCNFISAVHVLSHMDCAKMDRKMKSLEKWGWSKEVSLSSFRKFPTFMSYSPERIGRAMRFLVEDMGWSSEDIARFPTTLGYSLEKRVIPRCHVIKVLKSKRLVKDQLCLATFMCMKEEEFLEDFVTKYLGQVPLLPKVYQGLVDYKDLL from the coding sequence ATGATGCCCAATTTTCTCATTTCAAGGTTAGCTTCTTCCTTTAAAACCCTAAATCTCAACAACCCcaaatcccaattgaatcttctTCAACAGCATAAATCGCATCTCATTTTCTTCAATTCACTCGCAACCAAAGATACCAAACGCCCAAAAGATCACAACTTTACAATCTCCTATCTAATCGCCGAATGCGGATTCTCCCCCGAGACCGCCGCGCTTTTGTCACAAAAGGTTCAATTCAAAACCCCTGAAAAGCCAAACGCGGTCTTAGCCCTCCTCAGACAATATGGATTCTCCGATACGCAGATCGCTAAGTTCATTCAGAAGCGACCGTTGTTCCTCCTCACTGATGCGGAAAAGATCATTAAGCCCAAGCTCATGTTTTTCTCCTCCATTGGGATTCCACGTGTTCTCCTCCCAAAACTTGTGATTGAGAACCAAAACCTGTTAGCGAGGAGCTTGGAGAAGTGCCTCATTCCGCGCTATGAGGTCCTGAAGAGTGTTGTTCGAAGTGAGCAAGAAATTGTTTGTTCATTGAAGCGCGGTGCAATGGCTTTTGTGTTGTGTGATGTGATGAAGAATTTGATTCCCAACACAAAGGTTTTGAGAGATTTGGGTGTGCCTCAGAGTTCAATCTCACTGTTGGTTATGTTTCACCCGAGCGAGGCGTTTATGAATCATGAGAGGTTTGCTAAATGTGTGAAGTTGGCAAAGGAAATGGGGTTTGATCCTAACAAGTGCAATTTCATCAGTGCTGTACATGTGCTCTCGCATATGGATTGCGCGAAGATGGACCGAAAAATGAAGTCTTTGGAGAAATGGGGTTGGTCAAAAGAGGTGTCCCTTTCGTCGTTTAGAAAGTTCCCTACTTTCATGTCATATTCGCCGGAGAGGATCGGGCGAGCGATGAGATTCTTGGTGGAGGATATGGGTTGGTCTTCCGAGGACATTGCGAGGTTCCCCACAACTCTAGGATACAGCTTGGAGAAGAGGGTTATCCCTAGATGCCATGTGATTAAGGTCTTGAAATCGAAACGACTCGTCAAAGATCAGTTATGCTTGGCAACATTCATGTGTATGAAGGAGGAAGAGTTTTTGGAGGACTTTGTGACTAAGTATCTGGGTCAGGTGCCTCTTCTACCTAAGGTATATCAAGGTTTGGTTGATTATAAGGATTTACTTTAG